The nucleotide window AAAAAAAAGTTATAAGAGGATTATTTTTTCCAGGTTTGTTTTACTCCTCTTCCTCTTTTACTACCAGGTTTAGTATAACTTCTTTTTTGTCTGGTTCTTCTGTTAGTTCCTTTAACTTTTGCCATATTTTCCCCTCCTTAAAATTTATCATTACAAAATTAGAATTAAATCTATAACAAAAAAATATTTGTTTTCAAGATATTTAAAGCTTTTCTTTAAGTGGTGTATTCTGCATTGATTTTAACATAATCATATGTTAAATCACAACCCCATGCAGTAGCTTCACCATCACCCAAATCCATATCAATATTGACAGTAATGTTTTTTGACTGCATAATCTTTTCAGCCCTTTCAAGATATGGTGTATCTTCAAATGCAAAAATTTCTCCATTTTTGACCAAATCAACATCATCAGCATCATCTGCAATTGATATTGTTACAATATCAGGATTTAAATCACAACCCGAATATCCGATAGCCGATACAATTCTGCCCCAATTCGGATCTCCACCAAATACGGCGGATTTAAATAAGCTTGAAGAAATTATTGATTTTGCAGCTAAACGTGCATCATTTTGATTTTTAGCACCATATACGTTAGCTTCAATGAATTTACTTGCTCCCTCACCGTCACGAGCCATCTTTTTAGCCAAATCAATGCAGAGATAATTCAGGGCTTGCTGGAAATTGGAATCAAGTTTTCCATCATTGACGACTTCAACGCCTGATGAACCATTAGCCATCATCAAGCAAGTGTCATTGGTACTTTCATCACCGTCAACAACTATCATGTTGAAACTGACATCAGCTGATGTTTTTAATGCCTTTTTAATCTCTGAAGATGGAATTACTGCATCAGTAACTATAAAAGACAACATTGTACCCATATTCGGAGCAATCATACCGCTTCCTTTAGTGATACCTGCAATCTTTACCTTATCTCCATTTGTTAAAGTTACTTCAACTGCACATTCCTTTGGAAAAGTGTCGGTTGTCATGATTGCTTTTGCAGCTGCAAGTGAATTTTCCGGTCCATCACCCAATTTAGATAATGATTCATATGCAACTTTAGAGATAATGTCAATAGGCATTTCACGACCAATGACTCCAGTTGAAGCAATGGCGATTTCATCCTTAGGTATTTTTAAATCTTTAGACACCAATTCCACTAATGTCTCACAATCTTTAAAACCTTGCCTGCCTGTAAAACAGTTAGCATTACCACTATTTACAAAAACAGCTGAAACAATTCCTTTTTTAAGAATGTTTTGTGTATATTTGACAGGTGCTGCAACCACTTTATTGGAAGTGAAAACTGCAGAAGCAGTACTGTTTGGTGAAACAATAATGCTTACGCCAAATTTACCTTCACGAGCACCTGATACCTTAAGATTTTCTATTTGAGAAAATCCTCCATCAAGTTCCTTAATAAAATTCATAAAAATCACAAAATGCTAATTATCATATGTATAGGTATACTGAATATCCAATTGTGAAGTTTCATTTTCATTATAATCAACATCATCAACTTCTTTATCAAAATATATTGGTTCAGTATCGTTTAATCCAGTAGTCATTTCCTTAGTGACATTTTCAAATTGAGGCTGGTCATCACTGCCATCGTCAAAACTTAATGAAACTCCAATTCCCGCACCGATTACAAATGCAACCAATGCGACAATCATGACTAACATAACTGCTTTGCTAGTTTTCCTTTTGTTTTTTCTACGATTTTTTGGACCTCTAGACATTACTGGACGATTGTTAAAATTATTTTTATTACTTCTTCTTCGCACTTTTCTTTTTGAAGTATTATTTTGACGACCATTTCCTGATCTTAAAACTCTTTTATCGTCTTTATTTCGTCTCATAATTTTTCTCTTTTTAATTTATTAAGCAATCAAAGCATAAGCCAATGCCAATATAACTCCCATAAAACTGAATATTCCAAGTCCTAAAATGGACATTAAATAAGCAAATATAAATACAAATGCGAAAACACCAATCAGTTTTGGCTTTTCATTTTCAACCAGATTAATTAAAGTTCTTGTAAACTCAGATGGAATATTATACGCATATAACCCGTTAGCCAATTCAAAAACTACCAATGACAATGGAGAAGTTGATTCCAAATCATCAACAAGTTGAGCTCTCTCTCCAGCTTCACGCCTACTTCTTCCGATACCTGCTCTGATTTTAGCACCATTGTCAAGTGCAAACCAAGCAGCATCAAGTCCTGCACGTATTGCCAAATCTTTTGAAGGGAATCTCGCAATAAAATCATCCCCACCTTCACGATAACCTTCAAGTTCACCGTCACATTCGGTTTCGATGAAATTCTTAATTCCGGTCATCAAATCGACTAACTGATTTCTTCCATTTTTACTAATGAATTTTGTTGAATCAATCAAATCAATGAACAAGTAATTTTCCAAATCAACAGGCCTTGATTCCTTAAGCAGGAATGGTGAATCAAATACCAGTGCATATTCTCCACCTAATTTGGTAAATGCAATACCTGGAAAGCTTCCTACACTTTGAGTGTAATGGATAGCGCGTTCTATTGACGCTGCACCAGTCATTCCCACAGCAGAGATTACTTGAATTCCTTCAGACAATCCAATTCCAATTAGTTCAATAGCTACACGAATGGCATCATT belongs to Methanobrevibacter sp. and includes:
- the argJ gene encoding bifunctional ornithine acetyltransferase/N-acetylglutamate synthase, coding for MNFIKELDGGFSQIENLKVSGAREGKFGVSIIVSPNSTASAVFTSNKVVAAPVKYTQNILKKGIVSAVFVNSGNANCFTGRQGFKDCETLVELVSKDLKIPKDEIAIASTGVIGREMPIDIISKVAYESLSKLGDGPENSLAAAKAIMTTDTFPKECAVEVTLTNGDKVKIAGITKGSGMIAPNMGTMLSFIVTDAVIPSSEIKKALKTSADVSFNMIVVDGDESTNDTCLMMANGSSGVEVVNDGKLDSNFQQALNYLCIDLAKKMARDGEGASKFIEANVYGAKNQNDARLAAKSIISSSLFKSAVFGGDPNWGRIVSAIGYSGCDLNPDIVTISIADDADDVDLVKNGEIFAFEDTPYLERAEKIMQSKNITVNIDMDLGDGEATAWGCDLTYDYVKINAEYTT